A genomic window from Pseudomonas cavernicola includes:
- the fliF gene encoding flagellar basal-body MS-ring/collar protein FliF yields the protein MADAAISNVPVKAEAGEPKKPLFGLAFLENLSEMTMLRQVGLLVGLAASVAIGFAVVLWSQQPDYRPLYGSLEGMDAKQVTETLAASDIAYTIEPNSGALLVKAEDISRARLKLASAGVAPRDGNVGFEILDQEQGLGTSQFMEATRYRRGLEGELARTVSSLNNVKAARVHLAIPKSSVFVRDERKPSASVLVELYPGRSLEPSQVMAIVNLIATSVPELSKSQVTVVDQKGNLLSDQQELSELSMAGKQFDYSRRMESMFSQRVDNILQPVLGSGRYKAEVSADVDFSAVESTSEMFNPDQPALRSEQKVNEERQSSLPPQGVPGALSNQPPGPTTAPAQANAAPAAAPAGPVAAGQPLLDANGQQVIDPATGQAKLAPYPADKREQSTRNFELDRSISHTKQQQGRLRRLSVAVVVDDQLKTDAKTGETTRVPWAAADLARFTRLVQDSVGFDASRGDSVSVINTAFMATPGEELIEIPFYTQPWFWDVVKQVLGVLFILVLVFGVLRPVLNNITGGGKGHALLGGGRSGDVELGEMGGLDGELSADRVSLGGPQSILLPSPTEGYDAQLNAIKGLVAEDPGRVAQVVKEWINADE from the coding sequence ATGGCAGACGCAGCGATCAGTAACGTACCCGTCAAGGCAGAAGCCGGAGAGCCGAAAAAGCCGCTGTTCGGGCTGGCCTTTCTGGAAAACCTGTCCGAGATGACCATGCTGCGACAGGTCGGCCTGTTGGTCGGTCTGGCAGCCAGCGTGGCGATCGGTTTTGCCGTGGTGCTCTGGTCGCAACAGCCGGATTATCGGCCGTTGTATGGCAGCCTCGAAGGGATGGATGCCAAGCAGGTGACCGAAACCTTGGCCGCTTCTGATATCGCCTACACCATCGAACCTAACTCCGGGGCTTTGCTGGTCAAAGCCGAAGATATCTCCCGTGCCCGCCTGAAGCTGGCGAGTGCTGGGGTAGCGCCGCGCGACGGCAATGTCGGCTTTGAGATCCTTGACCAGGAACAAGGCCTTGGCACCAGCCAATTCATGGAGGCCACCCGTTATCGCCGTGGCCTGGAAGGCGAGTTGGCGCGCACCGTTTCCAGTCTGAACAACGTCAAGGCAGCTCGCGTGCACCTGGCCATTCCGAAGAGCTCGGTGTTCGTTCGCGATGAGCGTAAACCCAGTGCTTCGGTGCTGGTTGAACTGTATCCGGGGCGCTCGCTGGAGCCGAGCCAGGTGATGGCGATCGTCAACCTGATCGCCACCAGCGTGCCTGAGCTGAGCAAGTCGCAGGTCACCGTGGTCGACCAGAAGGGCAATCTGCTCTCCGACCAGCAGGAACTGTCCGAGCTGAGCATGGCCGGCAAGCAATTCGACTACAGCCGGCGCATGGAAAGCATGTTCAGCCAGCGCGTGGACAATATCTTGCAGCCGGTATTGGGCAGCGGTCGTTACAAGGCCGAAGTGTCCGCCGATGTGGACTTCAGCGCGGTGGAGTCCACCTCGGAGATGTTCAATCCGGATCAACCGGCGCTGCGTAGCGAGCAAAAGGTCAATGAAGAACGCCAGAGCAGCCTGCCACCGCAAGGCGTGCCAGGTGCGCTGAGTAATCAGCCGCCAGGGCCGACGACTGCACCGGCGCAAGCCAATGCAGCACCGGCAGCGGCTCCAGCGGGCCCGGTGGCGGCTGGCCAGCCCTTGCTGGATGCGAATGGCCAGCAAGTTATCGACCCGGCGACCGGCCAGGCGAAGCTGGCGCCGTATCCGGCGGACAAGCGTGAACAATCCACCCGCAACTTTGAACTGGATCGCTCGATCAGCCATACGAAGCAGCAGCAGGGCCGTCTGCGCCGACTGTCGGTGGCGGTGGTGGTGGACGATCAACTGAAAACCGATGCCAAAACCGGTGAAACCACCCGAGTACCTTGGGCTGCGGCCGATTTGGCGCGCTTCACCCGCTTGGTGCAGGACTCCGTTGGCTTTGATGCCAGCCGTGGCGACAGTGTGAGCGTGATCAATACCGCCTTCATGGCCACGCCGGGTGAGGAGCTGATTGAAATTCCGTTCTATACCCAGCCGTGGTTCTGGGATGTGGTCAAACAGGTGCTCGGCGTCCTGTTTATTCTGGTGCTGGTGTTTGGGGTGCTGCGGCCAGTGCTGAACAATATTACCGGTGGTGGCAAAGGCCATGCCTTGCTTGGCGGTGGCCGTAGTGGCGACGTCGAGCTGGGCGAGATGGGCGGTCTGGACGGTGAGCTGTCGGCTGACCGGGTCAGCCTCGGCGGGCCGCAGAGCATCCTGCTGCCCAGCCCCACCGAGGGGTATGATGCGCAGCTGAATGCGATCAAGGGCCTGGTAGCTGAAGACCCGGGCCGGGTAGCTCAAGTCGTCAAAGAGTGGATTAACGCTGATGAGTGA
- the fliJ gene encoding flagellar export protein FliJ, giving the protein MAQSRATRLTPVIDMAERDEREAARQLGRCQTLLSQAEGKLGELHRYLADYQQQWLTEGRQGVSGQWLMNYQRFLAQLETAISQQSQSVAWNRDNLHKARELWQQRYARLEGLRKLVQRYLDEARVAADKREQKLLDELSQRLIGREHG; this is encoded by the coding sequence ATGGCGCAAAGCCGAGCAACGCGATTAACGCCGGTGATTGATATGGCCGAGCGTGATGAGCGCGAGGCGGCCCGCCAGCTTGGTCGCTGTCAGACACTCTTGAGTCAGGCCGAGGGCAAGCTGGGGGAGTTGCATCGCTACCTGGCGGATTACCAACAGCAGTGGCTCACTGAAGGCCGTCAGGGCGTCTCCGGGCAATGGCTGATGAACTACCAGCGCTTTCTCGCGCAGTTGGAAACGGCCATTAGCCAACAAAGCCAGAGTGTGGCCTGGAACCGCGATAATCTGCACAAGGCCCGTGAGCTTTGGCAGCAGCGTTATGCGCGGCTGGAAGGCCTGCGCAAGTTAGTTCAGCGTTATCTTGACGAGGCGCGTGTGGCCGCGGATAAACGGGAGCAGAAGTTGCTCGATGAGTTGTCGCAACGGCTGATCGGACGTGAGCACGGCTGA
- the fliG gene encoding flagellar motor switch protein FliG translates to MSDNRVATKLNKVEKAAILLLSLGETDAAQVLRHLGPKEVQKVGVAMAHMRNVQREQVEQVMGEFVETVGDQTSVGVGADSYIRKMLTQALGEDKAGSLIDRILLGGSTSGLDSLKWMEPRAVADVIRYEHPQIQAIVVAYLDPDQAGEVLGHFDHKVRLDIVLRVSSLNTVQPAALKELNLILEKQFSGSANTTRATMGGVKRAADIMNFLDSSIEGQLMDSIREVDEDLSTQIEDLMFVFDNLADVDDRGIQALLREVSSDVLVLALKGADEAIREKVFKNMSKRAAELLRDDLEARGPVRVSDVETAQKEILTIARRMAEAGEIVLGGKGGEEMV, encoded by the coding sequence ATGAGTGATAACCGCGTCGCCACCAAACTGAACAAGGTCGAAAAGGCCGCCATTCTCCTGCTTTCCCTCGGTGAGACCGATGCCGCGCAAGTGTTGCGTCATCTGGGCCCCAAGGAAGTGCAGAAGGTCGGCGTGGCCATGGCGCACATGCGTAATGTGCAGCGTGAGCAGGTCGAGCAGGTGATGGGTGAGTTCGTCGAGACGGTCGGCGACCAGACCAGTGTCGGCGTCGGTGCCGACAGCTACATCCGCAAGATGCTGACCCAGGCGCTGGGCGAAGATAAGGCCGGTAGCCTGATCGACCGCATTCTGCTGGGCGGCAGCACCAGTGGCCTGGACAGCCTGAAGTGGATGGAGCCGCGGGCCGTGGCGGATGTGATTCGCTATGAGCACCCGCAGATTCAGGCCATCGTGGTGGCGTATCTCGATCCGGATCAGGCCGGCGAGGTGCTTGGTCATTTCGATCACAAGGTGCGCCTGGATATCGTCCTGCGCGTGTCTTCCTTGAATACGGTGCAGCCGGCGGCGCTGAAAGAGCTCAACCTGATCCTCGAGAAGCAATTCTCCGGCAGCGCGAATACCACCCGGGCGACCATGGGTGGCGTCAAGCGCGCGGCGGACATCATGAACTTCCTCGACAGCTCGATCGAAGGCCAGTTGATGGACTCGATCCGCGAAGTCGACGAGGATCTGTCGACGCAGATCGAAGACCTGATGTTCGTCTTCGACAATCTGGCCGACGTCGACGACCGCGGCATCCAGGCGCTGCTGCGCGAGGTGTCTTCCGATGTGCTGGTGCTGGCGTTGAAAGGCGCGGACGAGGCGATCAGGGAAAAGGTCTTCAAGAACATGTCCAAGCGCGCCGCCGAGTTGTTGCGCGACGATTTGGAAGCCCGGGGGCCGGTACGCGTCAGCGATGTCGAGACCGCGCAGAAGGAAATTCTCACCATCGCCCGCCGTATGGCCGAAGCCGGGGAGATTGTCCTCGGTGGTAAGGGCGGCGAAGAAATGGTCTGA
- the fleR gene encoding sigma-54-dependent response regulator transcription factor FleR: MAAKVLLVEDDRALREALADTLQIGGHDYRAVDCAEAALEALNGETFSLVISDVNMPGMDGHQLLALIRSRYPKLPVLLMTAYGAVERAVEAMRQGAADYLVKPFEPKALLDLVARHALGRLSSAESDGPVALEPASRQLLELASRVAQSDSTVLITGESGTGKEVLARYIHQQSPRASKPFIAINCAAIPDNMLEATLFGHEKGAFTGAIAAQPGKFELAEGGTILLDEISEMPLGLQAKLLRVLQEREVERVGARKPIELDIRVLATSNRDLAGEVAAGRFREDLFYRLSVFPLAWRPLRERTADILPLAERLLAKHAKKMNHAAARLSLEAQSCLLGYPWPGNVRELDNAIQRALILQQGGLIQPQDLCLNGPIGLATSPVSAPPVLAVVPSSASRLPEANNLEAANALGDDLRRHEFQMIIDTLRSERGRRKEAAERLGISPRTLRYKLAQMRDAGMDVEAYLFAS, from the coding sequence ATGGCTGCCAAAGTTCTATTGGTCGAAGACGACCGTGCGCTACGCGAGGCTCTGGCCGATACCCTGCAGATCGGCGGGCATGACTACCGGGCGGTGGATTGTGCTGAAGCTGCGCTCGAGGCACTGAACGGCGAGACGTTTAGCCTGGTGATCAGCGACGTCAATATGCCGGGCATGGACGGCCATCAGTTGCTGGCGCTGATCCGTAGCCGCTACCCGAAATTGCCGGTACTGCTGATGACGGCCTATGGCGCGGTCGAGAGGGCAGTCGAGGCCATGCGTCAAGGCGCGGCGGACTACCTGGTTAAACCCTTCGAGCCGAAGGCGTTGCTCGATCTGGTGGCGCGCCACGCCCTTGGTCGTTTGAGTTCGGCGGAAAGTGACGGCCCGGTAGCGCTGGAGCCGGCTAGCCGGCAGCTGTTGGAGCTGGCCTCGCGCGTGGCCCAGAGTGATTCCACGGTGCTGATTACCGGTGAGTCCGGTACGGGTAAAGAGGTGCTCGCGCGCTATATCCATCAGCAGTCACCGCGGGCGAGCAAGCCCTTTATCGCGATCAACTGTGCAGCGATTCCCGACAACATGCTCGAAGCCACGCTGTTCGGCCATGAGAAGGGCGCCTTTACCGGGGCCATCGCCGCGCAACCAGGCAAGTTCGAATTGGCTGAGGGTGGCACCATCCTGCTCGATGAAATCTCTGAAATGCCCCTCGGTCTGCAAGCCAAGCTCTTGCGGGTGTTGCAGGAGCGTGAAGTGGAGCGGGTCGGAGCGCGTAAACCGATCGAGCTGGATATCCGTGTGCTAGCCACCAGTAACCGCGACTTGGCCGGTGAAGTGGCGGCTGGGCGCTTCCGTGAAGACCTCTTCTATCGCTTGTCGGTCTTCCCACTGGCCTGGCGCCCGCTGCGTGAGCGGACTGCCGATATTCTGCCGCTGGCCGAGCGTTTGTTGGCCAAGCACGCAAAAAAAATGAATCACGCCGCCGCGCGCCTATCGTTGGAGGCGCAGAGTTGTCTGCTCGGCTATCCCTGGCCGGGTAACGTGCGTGAGCTGGATAACGCGATTCAACGTGCGCTGATCTTGCAGCAAGGTGGTTTGATTCAGCCGCAGGATCTCTGCCTGAATGGCCCGATCGGTCTGGCGACGTCACCTGTTTCAGCGCCCCCGGTGTTGGCTGTGGTGCCATCGAGCGCGTCGCGCCTGCCCGAGGCCAATAACCTTGAAGCTGCCAATGCGCTAGGTGACGACCTGCGCCGGCATGAGTTCCAGATGATCATCGATACCCTGCGCTCCGAGCGTGGCCGCCGGAAGGAGGCTGCGGAGCGCTTAGGCATCAGCCCGCGCACCCTGCGTTACAAGCTGGCGCAGATGCGTGATGCCGGGATGGATGTCGAGGCTTATCTGTTCGCCAGTTGA
- the fliE gene encoding flagellar hook-basal body complex protein FliE → MSQGIEFNRLMLEMRSMQMEAMARTKPPVSTPEAGAPSFSDLLGQAVNKVNETQQASNQLAEAFEVGKSGVDLSDVMIASQKASVSFQAMTQVRNKIVQAYQDIMQMPV, encoded by the coding sequence ATGAGCCAGGGTATTGAATTCAATCGCCTGATGTTGGAAATGCGCTCCATGCAGATGGAGGCTATGGCGCGGACTAAGCCGCCAGTCAGCACGCCCGAAGCGGGCGCACCGAGCTTCTCCGACTTGCTCGGTCAGGCTGTGAACAAGGTGAATGAGACTCAGCAGGCTTCTAACCAACTGGCTGAAGCCTTCGAGGTCGGCAAAAGCGGAGTTGATCTGTCCGATGTGATGATCGCATCGCAGAAAGCCAGCGTGTCCTTTCAGGCCATGACCCAGGTGCGCAACAAGATTGTTCAGGCTTACCAAGACATCATGCAGATGCCGGTTTAA
- the fliI gene encoding flagellar protein export ATPase FliI, with the protein MRLERISFAKRLGGYSEAVRLPSQPVVEGRLLRMVGLTLEAEGLRAALGSRCLVINDDSYHPVQVEAEVMGFSNGKIYLMPVGSLAGIAPGARVVPLPDSGRLPMGRSMLGRVLDGVGNALDGKGRMKAEDWVPIDGPTINPLKRHPIDEPLDVGIRSINGLLTVGRGQRLGLFAGTGVGKSVLLGMMTRFTEAEIIVVGLIGERGREVKEFIEQILGEEGLKRSVVVASPADDAPLMRLRAAMYCTRIAEYFRDKGKNVLLLMDSLTRFAQAQREIALAIGEPPATKGYPPSVFAKLPKLVERAGNAEQGGGSITAFYTVLSEGDDQQDPIADAARGVLDGHFVLSRRLAEEGHYPAIDIEASISRVMPQVVDAEHMRNAQRFKQLWSRYQQSRDLISVGAYVPGGDPETDLAIARHPAMVQYLRQGLDDNESLAQSRAQLAAVFNPAAPRG; encoded by the coding sequence ATGCGCCTTGAGCGCATCAGCTTCGCCAAGCGGCTGGGCGGCTACAGCGAGGCGGTGCGGCTGCCCAGCCAGCCGGTGGTGGAGGGTCGCCTGCTGCGCATGGTCGGCCTGACTCTGGAAGCTGAAGGTCTACGGGCCGCTCTCGGCAGTCGCTGCCTGGTGATCAACGATGACAGCTACCACCCGGTGCAGGTCGAGGCCGAGGTGATGGGCTTTTCCAATGGCAAGATTTACTTGATGCCGGTCGGCAGCCTGGCCGGCATTGCTCCTGGCGCCCGTGTCGTGCCGCTGCCGGACAGCGGCCGCCTGCCGATGGGGCGGTCGATGCTCGGCCGGGTGCTGGATGGCGTCGGCAACGCGCTGGACGGCAAGGGCAGGATGAAGGCCGAAGACTGGGTGCCGATCGATGGCCCGACGATCAACCCACTCAAGCGTCACCCGATCGACGAGCCGTTGGACGTTGGCATCCGCAGCATCAACGGGCTGTTGACCGTCGGCCGCGGTCAACGCCTCGGCCTGTTTGCCGGTACCGGCGTGGGTAAGAGCGTGCTGCTGGGCATGATGACACGCTTCACCGAGGCGGAGATCATCGTGGTCGGGCTGATCGGCGAGCGCGGTCGCGAGGTCAAGGAGTTCATCGAGCAAATCCTCGGCGAGGAGGGACTCAAGCGCTCGGTGGTGGTGGCCTCGCCCGCCGACGATGCGCCGCTGATGCGCTTGCGCGCAGCGATGTATTGCACGCGCATCGCCGAATATTTCCGCGACAAGGGCAAAAACGTTTTGTTGCTGATGGACTCCCTGACCCGTTTTGCCCAGGCTCAACGCGAGATCGCCCTGGCCATCGGCGAGCCACCGGCGACCAAGGGCTATCCGCCGTCGGTGTTCGCCAAACTGCCGAAGCTGGTGGAGCGTGCCGGCAATGCCGAGCAGGGCGGGGGCTCGATCACGGCGTTCTACACCGTCCTGTCCGAAGGCGATGACCAGCAGGATCCGATCGCCGATGCGGCTCGTGGTGTGCTGGATGGCCACTTCGTGCTGTCGCGGCGTTTGGCGGAGGAGGGGCATTATCCGGCCATCGACATCGAGGCTTCGATCAGCCGGGTGATGCCGCAGGTCGTGGATGCCGAGCATATGCGCAACGCCCAGCGCTTTAAGCAGCTGTGGTCGCGCTACCAGCAAAGTCGCGATCTGATCAGCGTGGGTGCTTATGTGCCGGGCGGCGATCCGGAAACCGACTTGGCGATTGCCCGTCATCCCGCGATGGTTCAATACCTGCGTCAGGGCTTGGACGATAATGAAAGTTTGGCGCAAAGCAGGGCGCAGTTGGCCGCAGTCTTCAACCCTGCGGCGCCGAGAGGCTAA
- a CDS encoding flagellar protein FliT: MSSSVQLLEATGSALRDALAKQDWSAIGELDLQCRQAVDEAMVEAVRDEEVLRARMQELLDLYRELVTVCQVEQQRLAGELIQLNQSQQGAKVYQLFG, from the coding sequence ATGAGTTCATCCGTACAGCTCCTTGAGGCAACTGGCAGTGCCTTGCGCGATGCCCTGGCCAAGCAAGATTGGTCCGCTATCGGCGAGCTGGATTTGCAGTGCCGTCAAGCCGTCGATGAAGCCATGGTTGAAGCCGTGCGTGACGAAGAAGTACTGCGAGCGCGCATGCAAGAGCTGCTAGATCTCTACCGTGAGCTGGTGACCGTCTGCCAGGTCGAGCAACAGCGTTTGGCTGGCGAGCTGATCCAGCTGAACCAATCCCAGCAGGGTGCCAAGGTTTACCAGCTCTTCGGTTGA
- a CDS encoding sensor histidine kinase, with protein MNPTALQSHTAEPDTAAPLEQASRAGLEQAFALFNQMSTQLSDSYNLLEARVTELKGQLALVSAQRMQELAEKERLAHRLQSLLDLLPGGVIVIDGQGVVREANPVARNLLGQPLVGMLWRQVIARNFAPREDDGHEISLKDGRRLSIATRSLSAEPGQLVLLTDLTETRRLQDQLSRHERLSALGRMVASLAHQIRTPLSAALLYASHLAEQVLPVEQQQRFAGRLKERLHELEHQVRDMLVFARGDLPLPDRLAPKALFDALRSAAEPHVRDMAVRWQCDSHAGELLCNRDTLVGTVLNLVENAIQAAGREAQLKIHLYARGTTLRLCISDNGPGIDAATMARLGEPFFTTKTTGTGLGLAVVKAVARAHQGELQLRSRAGRGTCAILVLPLISAAPTVIQE; from the coding sequence ATGAACCCAACCGCACTCCAATCCCACACCGCTGAACCGGACACTGCCGCTCCCCTGGAGCAGGCCAGTCGTGCCGGTCTTGAGCAGGCGTTCGCCCTGTTCAATCAGATGTCGACTCAGCTCAGTGATTCCTACAACTTGTTGGAGGCGCGGGTTACTGAGCTGAAAGGCCAACTGGCTCTGGTCAGCGCGCAGCGGATGCAGGAGTTGGCGGAAAAGGAGCGTCTGGCCCACCGTCTGCAAAGCCTGCTCGACCTGCTGCCTGGCGGTGTGATCGTGATCGATGGCCAGGGCGTGGTGCGGGAAGCCAATCCGGTGGCGCGCAATCTGCTCGGTCAGCCGCTGGTCGGCATGCTCTGGCGCCAAGTCATCGCCCGTAATTTCGCGCCGCGTGAAGATGATGGTCACGAAATCTCTCTTAAAGATGGCCGGCGTCTGTCGATTGCCACTCGCTCGCTGTCTGCCGAGCCAGGGCAACTGGTGCTGCTTACCGATCTGACAGAAACCCGGCGCTTGCAGGATCAGCTCTCCCGCCATGAGCGCTTGTCCGCTCTTGGACGCATGGTCGCCTCCCTGGCGCACCAGATCCGTACACCGCTTTCCGCCGCTTTGCTCTATGCCAGCCACTTGGCCGAGCAAGTGCTGCCTGTCGAACAGCAGCAGCGCTTTGCCGGGCGCCTGAAAGAGCGCCTGCATGAGCTGGAGCACCAAGTGCGTGACATGCTGGTGTTTGCCCGTGGCGATCTGCCGCTGCCTGATCGTCTGGCGCCAAAGGCGTTATTTGACGCGCTGCGCTCTGCCGCAGAACCGCATGTCAGGGACATGGCGGTGCGATGGCAGTGCGATAGCCACGCCGGCGAGCTGCTGTGCAACCGCGATACCTTGGTGGGCACCGTACTTAACCTGGTCGAGAACGCTATCCAGGCAGCCGGCCGCGAGGCGCAGTTGAAGATTCATCTGTATGCGCGCGGCACGACCCTACGACTGTGCATCAGCGATAACGGCCCAGGCATCGATGCCGCGACTATGGCGCGTTTGGGCGAACCCTTCTTTACCACCAAAACCACCGGTACCGGCCTCGGCCTGGCAGTGGTCAAGGCGGTGGCGCGTGCGCATCAAGGCGAGTTGCAGCTGCGCTCGCGTGCGGGGCGTGGCACGTGCGCCATTTTAGTGTTGCCGCTGATCTCTGCGGCGCCAACGGTTATTCAGGAGTAA
- a CDS encoding sigma-54 dependent transcriptional regulator: MWRETKILLIDDNSERRRDLAVILSFLGEEHLVCSSRDWRETVSQLASSRDVLSVLLGEVESKGGVLELLKQLATWDELVPLMLIGEPVPADWSEDLRRRVLTSLEMPPSYTKLLDSLHRAQVYREMYDQARDRGRQREPNLFRSLVGTSRAIQQVRQMMQQVADTEASVLILGESGTGKEVVARNLHYHSKRREAPFVPVNCGAIPAELLESELFGHEKGAFTGAITSRAGRFELANGGTLFLDEIGDMPLPMQVKLLRVLQERTFERVGSNKTQSADVRIIAATHKNLEQMIEQGTFREDLYYRLNVFPIEMAPLRERVEDIPLLMNELISRMEFEKRGSIRFNSAAIMSLCRHDWAGNVRELANLVERMAIMHPYGVIGVLELPKKFRQVDDEHDQQATSLRDELEERVGFNGGMPVLDSSAMLPPEGLDLKDYLGNLEQGLIQQALDDASGVVARAAERLRIRRTTLVEKMRKYGMSRRDDEDQPED; the protein is encoded by the coding sequence ATGTGGCGTGAAACCAAAATTTTGCTGATTGACGACAACAGTGAACGCCGTCGGGATTTGGCGGTCATTCTGAGTTTTCTTGGGGAAGAGCATCTCGTCTGTAGCAGCCGCGACTGGCGCGAGACTGTGAGCCAGTTGGCCAGCAGCCGCGATGTGTTGAGCGTGCTGCTTGGCGAGGTTGAGTCGAAGGGCGGGGTGCTTGAACTGCTCAAGCAGTTGGCGACCTGGGACGAATTGGTGCCGCTAATGCTGATCGGCGAGCCGGTGCCGGCCGATTGGTCGGAGGATCTGCGTCGCCGCGTGCTGACCAGCCTGGAAATGCCGCCGAGCTATACCAAGCTGCTCGACTCCCTGCATCGTGCCCAGGTCTATCGTGAGATGTATGACCAGGCCCGTGATCGTGGCCGGCAGCGTGAACCCAATTTGTTCCGCAGCCTGGTCGGCACTAGCCGTGCGATTCAGCAGGTGCGGCAGATGATGCAGCAGGTCGCCGATACCGAGGCCAGTGTCTTGATCCTCGGCGAGTCGGGCACCGGTAAAGAAGTAGTCGCACGTAACCTGCATTACCACTCCAAACGCCGAGAAGCGCCCTTCGTTCCGGTCAACTGCGGTGCCATTCCGGCGGAGTTGCTGGAAAGCGAGCTGTTTGGCCATGAGAAGGGTGCCTTTACCGGCGCCATCACCAGCCGGGCTGGGCGTTTCGAGTTGGCCAATGGCGGTACGCTGTTTCTCGACGAGATCGGCGACATGCCGTTACCCATGCAGGTCAAGCTGCTGCGGGTGTTGCAGGAGCGAACCTTCGAGCGGGTGGGTAGCAACAAGACGCAGAGCGCGGACGTGCGCATCATCGCGGCGACGCATAAGAATCTGGAACAGATGATCGAGCAAGGAACCTTCCGCGAAGATCTCTACTACCGCCTGAATGTGTTCCCGATCGAGATGGCTCCGCTGCGTGAGCGCGTGGAGGACATTCCGCTGTTGATGAACGAACTGATCTCGCGAATGGAGTTCGAGAAGCGCGGTTCGATTCGCTTCAACTCCGCAGCGATCATGTCGCTCTGTCGGCATGACTGGGCAGGCAATGTGCGCGAACTGGCCAACCTGGTCGAACGCATGGCGATCATGCATCCCTACGGCGTGATCGGCGTGTTGGAGTTGCCGAAGAAGTTCCGCCAGGTCGACGACGAGCATGATCAACAAGCAACCAGTCTGCGTGATGAACTGGAAGAGCGAGTTGGATTTAATGGAGGCATGCCGGTGCTGGATTCGTCAGCGATGCTGCCGCCGGAAGGCTTGGACCTCAAAGATTACTTGGGCAATCTCGAGCAAGGCCTGATCCAGCAGGCGCTGGATGATGCCAGTGGGGTGGTGGCGCGTGCGGCCGAACGCCTACGCATTCGCCGGACTACCCTGGTTGAGAAAATGCGCAAGTACGGCATGAGCCGCCGTGATGACGAGGATCAGCCGGAGGATTGA
- a CDS encoding STAS domain-containing protein, with protein sequence MAITSLPSADGQELSIRIQGRFDFGAHQAFRDSYERVNVSPKRYVVDLEGTTYLDSSALGMLLLLRDHAGGDHAQISLINCNADVRKILAISNFAQLFKIA encoded by the coding sequence ATGGCCATCACTTCGCTGCCCTCAGCCGATGGGCAAGAGCTGAGCATCCGGATCCAGGGACGTTTCGATTTTGGCGCGCACCAAGCGTTTCGCGACTCCTACGAGCGGGTGAATGTCAGCCCGAAGCGTTACGTCGTCGACCTCGAGGGCACCACCTACCTCGACAGTTCGGCCCTTGGCATGCTCCTGCTGCTGCGTGACCATGCGGGTGGCGACCATGCGCAGATCAGCCTGATCAACTGCAATGCCGATGTGCGCAAGATTCTCGCCATTTCCAACTTCGCACAGTTGTTCAAAATCGCATAG
- the fliH gene encoding flagellar assembly protein FliH codes for MVNKDAPSELIRAKDVSAFDRWALPSFDPEGALAVVEEPAEATGETATSSEPEAASQSEDVPLETVKPLTLDELEMIRQEAYNEGFATGEKDGFHAGQLKAKQEADAALNAKLASLELLMTQLLEPIAEQDQQLELALVNLVSHMSRQVIQRELSTDSSQIRQVLREALKLLPMGADNVRIHINPQDFDVVKALRERHEETWRILEDEALQAGGCRVETEHSQIDASIETRLAQALKQLFEQQREQATHPAAADIRLDLAASQEPPHAP; via the coding sequence ATGGTCAACAAGGATGCTCCCAGCGAGTTGATTCGCGCCAAGGATGTCAGCGCTTTTGATCGCTGGGCCTTGCCGAGCTTTGACCCCGAAGGGGCGCTGGCGGTAGTCGAGGAGCCCGCCGAAGCCACTGGCGAGACCGCTACCTCGAGTGAGCCGGAGGCGGCCAGTCAAAGCGAAGACGTGCCGCTGGAGACCGTCAAGCCGCTGACGCTGGACGAGTTGGAGATGATCCGCCAGGAAGCCTACAACGAAGGCTTCGCCACCGGCGAGAAAGATGGTTTCCACGCCGGCCAGTTGAAAGCCAAACAGGAGGCCGACGCTGCGCTGAATGCCAAACTGGCGAGCCTTGAGTTGCTGATGACGCAACTGCTCGAGCCCATCGCCGAACAGGATCAGCAGCTAGAACTAGCCTTGGTCAACCTGGTCAGTCATATGTCCCGGCAAGTGATCCAGCGCGAGCTCAGTACCGACTCCAGCCAGATTCGCCAAGTCCTGCGTGAGGCGCTGAAATTGCTGCCGATGGGCGCGGACAATGTGCGGATCCATATCAACCCACAAGATTTTGACGTGGTCAAAGCCCTGCGCGAACGCCACGAAGAGACCTGGCGCATCCTCGAAGACGAAGCCTTGCAGGCGGGCGGTTGCCGGGTCGAGACTGAGCACAGCCAGATCGATGCGAGCATCGAAACCCGTCTGGCGCAGGCGCTCAAGCAATTGTTCGAGCAGCAGCGCGAGCAAGCCACGCACCCAGCCGCCGCCGATATTCGGTTGGATCTTGCCGCTAGCCAAGAGCCGCCTCATGCGCCTTGA